The Armatimonadota bacterium genome window below encodes:
- a CDS encoding YlxR family protein: MPRRKIPIRMCVGCGGMRPKMEMIRVVRTPAGEVVVDTTRSRKLSGRGAYVDPNWECLALARKGKRLERALEVPVPEEIFHQLEAMIQQSAPATAKTAGKTEEK, encoded by the coding sequence ATGCCGCGGCGGAAGATCCCCATCCGGATGTGCGTGGGCTGTGGGGGGATGCGGCCCAAAATGGAGATGATCCGCGTGGTCCGCACCCCCGCGGGGGAGGTGGTGGTAGACACCACCCGCAGCCGCAAGCTCTCAGGCCGGGGAGCCTACGTGGACCCCAACTGGGAGTGCCTGGCCCTGGCCCGCAAGGGGAAGCGGCTTGAGCGGGCCCTGGAGGTGCCGGTTCCGGAGGAGATCTTCCACCAGCTGGAGGCCATGATCCAGCAGTCCGCACCGGCGACGGCAAAGACCGCGGGGAAAACGGAGGAGAAGTGA
- the rimP gene encoding ribosome maturation factor RimP: protein MGTDRQVILRRVSELAQPIADRMGLELVDVELEGQGARTVLRILVDREGGVSVEDCARLSERLSRQLDVEDLFLHRYTLEVASPGLDRPLRRTGDFDRFAGRLVEVTTVSEISGQRHFTGRLRGIVAGRVVVDLGRGREAHIPLEEIAQARLRVDPEEIRRDLRRRSDARSGNFRTRWEGR, encoded by the coding sequence ATGGGCACGGATCGGCAGGTGATCCTTCGACGGGTGAGCGAGCTGGCCCAGCCCATCGCGGATCGGATGGGGCTGGAGCTGGTGGATGTGGAACTGGAGGGGCAGGGCGCCCGCACGGTCCTACGGATCCTGGTGGACCGGGAGGGCGGGGTCTCCGTGGAGGACTGCGCCCGACTGTCCGAGCGCCTCTCCCGCCAGCTGGACGTGGAGGATCTCTTCCTCCACCGGTACACCCTGGAGGTGGCCTCGCCCGGGCTAGACCGGCCCCTGCGTCGGACCGGGGACTTCGACCGGTTTGCGGGTCGGCTGGTAGAGGTCACTACCGTCTCCGAGATCTCCGGCCAGCGCCACTTCACCGGGCGGCTGCGGGGGATCGTGGCGGGACGGGTGGTGGTGGACCTGGGGAGGGGTCGAGAGGCCCACATCCCCCTGGAGGAGATCGCCCAGGCTCGGCTGCGGGTGGATCCCGAGGAGATCCGGCGGGATCTGCGTCGCCGCTCGGACGCCCGGTCCGGAAATTTCCGAACGAGGTGGGAGGGCAGATGA
- a CDS encoding bifunctional oligoribonuclease/PAP phosphatase NrnA: METVRNRIARALESAQRILLVVHERPDADALGGALALALALERLGKEVVVGSQDGVPLLYRFLPTWERVTTTPPQDAFDVSVGMECSDLSRAGRFAVALGAAQVVVNLDHHLNNSGYGDLVWVDPEASAVAELVAELVRELRVPFEEPIATCLMAGLLTDTGSFRYASVRPESFLLAAELVRSGARPHEIYEQVYESRSPASMRLLGWSLVRLRLEMGGALAWTTVDEALLREVGGSWEDTENIVSHLRGIAGVRVAVLFRVDAEEVRVSLRSRGEVRVNELAARFGGGGHAQAAGFTSKEPPEQVIRKTLRAAEELLRAAPASGTHGFP; the protein is encoded by the coding sequence ATGGAGACGGTGCGGAATCGGATCGCGCGGGCACTTGAGTCGGCCCAGCGCATCCTCCTCGTGGTCCACGAGCGGCCGGACGCGGACGCCCTGGGAGGCGCCCTGGCCCTGGCGTTGGCCCTGGAGCGGTTGGGCAAGGAGGTGGTGGTGGGAAGCCAGGACGGTGTCCCCCTTCTGTATCGGTTCCTGCCCACCTGGGAGCGGGTGACCACAACGCCTCCCCAGGACGCCTTCGACGTGTCCGTGGGGATGGAGTGCAGCGATCTCTCCCGGGCCGGGAGGTTCGCGGTTGCCCTGGGCGCGGCCCAGGTGGTGGTCAACCTGGACCATCACCTCAACAACAGCGGGTATGGGGATCTGGTGTGGGTGGATCCGGAAGCGAGCGCGGTGGCGGAGCTCGTGGCGGAGCTGGTCCGGGAGCTCCGGGTGCCCTTTGAGGAACCCATCGCCACCTGTCTGATGGCGGGCCTCCTCACGGACACGGGATCCTTCCGGTACGCCTCCGTACGTCCCGAAAGCTTCCTGCTGGCCGCGGAGCTGGTGCGCAGCGGCGCCCGGCCCCACGAGATCTACGAGCAGGTGTACGAGTCCCGTTCCCCTGCCAGCATGCGGCTCCTCGGATGGAGCCTCGTGCGCCTGCGGCTCGAGATGGGGGGAGCCCTCGCGTGGACCACGGTGGACGAGGCCCTGCTGCGGGAAGTGGGGGGGAGCTGGGAGGATACGGAGAACATCGTCTCCCATCTGAGGGGGATTGCGGGCGTGCGCGTGGCGGTGCTCTTCCGGGTGGACGCGGAGGAAGTTCGGGTGAGCCTGCGCTCTCGGGGAGAGGTGCGGGTGAACGAGCTGGCGGCCCGGTTCGGGGGAGGAGGGCATGCGCAGGCCGCGGGGTTCACCTCCAAGGAACCCCCGGAGCAGGTGATCCGGAAAACCCTTCGCGCGGCGGAGGAGCTGCTGCGTGCAGCTCCCGCGTCCGGAACGCACGGATTCCCTTAA
- the nusA gene encoding transcription termination factor NusA: MNGELIRALDLLEEERGISKEVLIEAVQNALVSAYKKHFGGTGQNVRVELDPRTGEVRVYSTKTVVERVEDPTTQISLDEMRREDPTAQVGDLVEEEITPRDFGRIAAQTAKQVIVQRIREAERELVQKEFEKREKEVVTGIVQRIEKRNVYVDLGRVEAVLPPTEQIPRETYRQGERIKVYVTEVRTTNRGPQIFVSRAHPGLVRKLFEQEVPELREGIVVIENIAREPGSRTKIAVYSRDRNVDPVGACVGPKGSRVQAVVDELRGEKIDIVPWSPDPAQFVAAALQPAKVSRVEIDEETRTATVIVPDNQLSLAIGREGQNARLAAKLTGWRIDIKSETQVREAEARRLFRDLTPEELAESTEVQEGA, encoded by the coding sequence ATGAACGGAGAGCTGATCCGCGCGCTGGACCTCTTGGAGGAAGAACGGGGCATCTCCAAGGAGGTGCTCATCGAGGCGGTCCAGAACGCGCTCGTGTCCGCCTACAAGAAGCACTTCGGCGGCACGGGCCAGAACGTCCGGGTCGAGCTCGACCCGAGGACGGGGGAGGTACGGGTGTACAGCACCAAGACCGTGGTGGAGCGGGTGGAGGATCCCACCACGCAGATCTCCTTGGACGAGATGCGTCGGGAGGATCCCACGGCACAGGTCGGGGACCTCGTGGAGGAGGAGATCACGCCCCGGGACTTCGGTCGCATCGCGGCTCAGACCGCCAAGCAGGTCATCGTGCAGCGGATCCGGGAGGCGGAGCGGGAGCTGGTGCAGAAAGAGTTCGAGAAGCGCGAGAAGGAAGTGGTCACGGGGATCGTTCAGCGGATCGAGAAGCGGAACGTGTACGTGGACCTGGGACGCGTGGAGGCCGTGCTCCCGCCCACGGAGCAGATCCCCCGGGAGACCTACCGGCAGGGGGAGCGCATCAAGGTATACGTGACGGAGGTGCGCACCACCAACCGGGGCCCTCAGATCTTCGTCTCCCGGGCCCACCCGGGGCTCGTGCGCAAGCTCTTCGAGCAGGAGGTACCCGAGCTGCGGGAGGGGATCGTGGTCATCGAGAACATCGCCCGGGAACCCGGCTCCCGCACCAAGATCGCGGTGTACTCCCGGGATCGCAACGTGGATCCCGTGGGCGCCTGCGTGGGACCAAAGGGGAGTCGGGTGCAGGCGGTGGTGGACGAGCTGCGGGGGGAGAAGATCGACATCGTCCCTTGGAGCCCGGATCCCGCCCAGTTCGTGGCCGCAGCCCTGCAGCCCGCGAAGGTGAGCCGGGTGGAGATCGACGAGGAGACCCGGACCGCCACCGTGATCGTGCCCGACAACCAGCTGTCCCTGGCCATCGGTCGGGAGGGACAGAATGCGCGGCTGGCGGCGAAGCTCACGGGTTGGCGGATCGACATCAAGAGCGAAACCCAGGTGCGGGAGGCGGAGGCCCGCAGGCTGTTCCGGGACCTCACCCCCGAGGAGTTGGCGGAATCCACGGAGGTCCAGGAGGGCGCGTAG
- a CDS encoding DUF503 domain-containing protein → MVVGTLRVALSLPGPRSLKDKRRIVHSLLQRLHNEFAVAAAEVDDQDLWGRATLGIAVVTNDGQHADQVLARVLQYIERQPEAVIVDYDVEIR, encoded by the coding sequence ATGGTGGTGGGGACGCTGCGCGTCGCGCTCAGCCTGCCCGGACCTCGGAGCCTGAAGGACAAGCGGCGGATCGTGCACAGTCTCCTCCAACGTCTCCACAACGAGTTCGCGGTGGCGGCGGCGGAGGTGGACGACCAGGATCTGTGGGGCCGTGCCACCCTCGGGATCGCCGTGGTCACCAACGACGGGCAGCACGCGGACCAGGTGCTCGCCCGGGTCCTGCAGTACATCGAGCGGCAACCCGAGGCCGTGATCGTGGACTACGACGTGGAGATCCGGTAA
- the truB gene encoding tRNA pseudouridine(55) synthase TruB yields MDGLLNLLKPPGMTSHDCVEELRGLVGMRRIGHTGTLDPGAAGVLVCCIGRTTRLSEFLMEQDKAYRVELVLGVSTTTGDALGEVLARREVAVEREDLERVLQRFRGTLQQVPPMVSAVHHEGRRLYELARKGIEVERSPRTVTVHEIRLLRFDPPRALLDITCSKGTYVRQLAHDIGEALGCGAHARFMIRTRVGPHRLEESHTFEEIRESLRVGEFSRLLIPPAQALPDLPEVEVEGRMRAAVLHGQPLPLWKVAPHLSLPQGALVKVLDVEGNLVAIGRAVGGQLRPYKVLLVASGR; encoded by the coding sequence ATGGACGGACTCCTGAACCTCCTGAAGCCCCCGGGCATGACCAGCCACGACTGCGTGGAGGAGCTGCGGGGTCTAGTGGGCATGCGGCGCATCGGGCACACGGGGACCCTGGACCCCGGGGCCGCGGGGGTCTTGGTGTGCTGCATCGGGCGGACCACCCGGCTCAGCGAGTTCCTCATGGAGCAGGACAAGGCGTACCGGGTGGAACTGGTCCTGGGAGTTTCCACCACCACGGGAGATGCCCTCGGGGAGGTCCTCGCCCGGAGGGAGGTGGCCGTGGAGCGGGAGGACCTGGAACGGGTCCTGCAGCGGTTCCGGGGGACCCTCCAGCAGGTGCCCCCCATGGTCTCCGCGGTGCACCACGAGGGCCGCCGCCTGTACGAGCTTGCCCGGAAGGGGATCGAGGTGGAGCGCTCGCCCCGCACCGTTACCGTCCACGAGATCCGCCTCCTCCGGTTCGATCCCCCGCGGGCCCTCCTGGACATCACGTGCTCCAAGGGAACCTACGTGCGCCAGCTGGCGCACGACATCGGGGAAGCGCTCGGGTGTGGAGCCCACGCGAGGTTCATGATCCGGACCCGGGTTGGCCCGCACCGTCTGGAGGAGAGCCATACCTTTGAGGAGATCCGGGAGTCCCTGCGCGTCGGGGAGTTCTCCCGCCTCCTGATCCCCCCTGCTCAGGCGCTGCCGGATCTCCCGGAGGTGGAGGTGGAGGGCCGCATGCGGGCCGCGGTGCTCCACGGGCAACCCCTTCCCCTGTGGAAAGTGGCCCCTCACCTCTCCCTCCCCCAGGGCGCCCTCGTCAAGGTCCTGGATGTGGAGGGGAACCTGGTGGCCATCGGCCGGGCGGTGGGGGGGCAGTTGCGGCCGTACAAGGTGCTCCTCGTGGCCTCGGGACGTTGA
- a CDS encoding FAD synthetase family protein produces MRVFHAPEEVPPAPTCIALGTFDGVHLGHRAVLERTVAWSREQGWRSMALTFHPHPLEILAPPPEPFLLTTLEERIERMAATGLQALLVLRFDEALRNTEPHAFVEMLVHRLGVRGVVCGPGFAFGRDRKGDVHLLERLGTRMGFAVRVCPPVEVGGAAVSSSRIRALLREGRVEEATALLGGPYEARVRLRRQVQEAGGVVGWCEVPSRKLVPAPGAYGVQVGEEGEGVVQIRSQELILRVPRPLPALALLRFVRRLDREPVFAPGGGA; encoded by the coding sequence ATGCGGGTCTTCCACGCGCCGGAGGAGGTCCCCCCTGCTCCCACCTGCATCGCCCTGGGGACCTTCGACGGCGTCCACCTCGGTCACCGGGCGGTTCTGGAACGGACCGTGGCCTGGTCCCGGGAGCAAGGCTGGCGGAGCATGGCCCTTACCTTCCACCCACATCCCCTGGAGATCCTCGCCCCCCCTCCGGAGCCCTTCCTGCTCACCACCCTCGAAGAACGGATCGAGCGGATGGCGGCAACGGGGCTTCAGGCCCTGCTGGTGTTGAGGTTCGACGAGGCCCTGCGGAACACGGAACCCCACGCCTTCGTGGAGATGCTCGTCCACCGACTGGGGGTCCGAGGCGTGGTGTGTGGACCGGGCTTTGCCTTCGGTCGAGATCGGAAGGGGGATGTGCACCTGCTGGAACGTCTCGGGACCCGGATGGGGTTCGCGGTCCGGGTGTGCCCGCCCGTGGAGGTGGGAGGGGCTGCGGTGAGCAGCAGCCGCATCCGGGCTCTTCTCCGGGAGGGACGGGTGGAGGAAGCCACGGCGTTGCTGGGCGGCCCGTACGAGGCCCGCGTCCGGCTCCGACGTCAGGTCCAGGAGGCGGGGGGGGTTGTGGGCTGGTGCGAGGTCCCCTCCAGGAAGCTGGTGCCCGCGCCGGGGGCCTACGGGGTACAGGTGGGGGAGGAGGGAGAAGGGGTGGTCCAGATCCGATCCCAGGAGCTGATCCTCAGGGTTCCCCGACCCCTCCCTGCCCTCGCCCTCCTCCGGTTCGTGCGCCGCCTCGACCGAGAGCCCGTGTTTGCCCCCGGGGGAGGGGCGTGA
- the infB gene encoding translation initiation factor IF-2, producing MRLYELVKATGLPLREAVEKLAELGFDVKPNPQAAIPEGALAKLREAFPQLGAAPKDGSPRRGAATKKVAPVPSEPPGPKRRIIKRAEEIEREREEQRVLAEQAARAAEEARLAEEAARRAAEEAARAAEQAQLEPTSAPPVIVEPRPAPPPPSEEPKPVPLPERHAEPAVTISPEVLRKVAQPRPEAKRVPPPPPPPLRQPPRPSKRPAPPPPPPPRPHVASPPVAESAPPEVPVLAKEIRLEGSITVGELAQRMGAPPSEVVKRLLTMGILAGINQQLPPATARAVAQSFGVAVVEERRELSPALQAAKRLRVEAQGEPRPPVVTVMGHVDHGKTTLLDAIRKTNVAAGEYGGITQHIGAYQVSVDGRKITFIDTPGHEAFTTLRARGAQVTDIAVLVVAADDGVMPQTIEAINHARAAGVPILVAINKIDLPTANPERTKQQLAELGLVPEEWGGETIMVPVSARTGQGIQDLLEMILLVAELNELRADPRKPARGTILEAKLDRGRGPVATVIVQEGTLRVGDPVVAGETYGKVRAMMDDRGNRLQEAGPSTPVEVVGLEEVPTAGDILEVVPDERTAKAISEERRERRREQERAQIRRGLEEATGTVRELRLVVKADVQGSLEAITAALERLSTEEVRVHILHAAVGAVTESDVMLASASNAVVVGFNVRPDGAVRRLAEQEGVEVRLYRLIYEAVDDVRQLLQGLRAPVVSEVVLGRAEVRQIFPISRVGTVAGCYVREGKVIRGAQVRLLRDGVVVYQGRVASLRRFKEDVREVAAGFECGVLLENFNDVKEGDVLETFEVREERPTS from the coding sequence ATGCGCCTGTACGAACTGGTGAAGGCGACGGGATTGCCGCTCCGGGAAGCCGTGGAGAAGCTGGCGGAGCTGGGGTTCGACGTGAAACCCAATCCCCAGGCCGCCATCCCGGAGGGGGCCCTGGCAAAGCTGCGGGAGGCGTTTCCGCAGCTGGGGGCGGCGCCGAAGGATGGGTCCCCAAGGCGTGGGGCCGCGACGAAGAAAGTCGCCCCCGTGCCCAGTGAGCCTCCAGGGCCCAAGCGCCGGATCATCAAGCGGGCGGAGGAGATCGAGCGGGAGCGGGAGGAGCAGCGCGTCCTCGCGGAGCAGGCGGCCCGGGCCGCGGAGGAGGCTCGGCTTGCGGAGGAGGCGGCCCGCCGGGCCGCGGAAGAGGCCGCCCGGGCCGCGGAGCAGGCCCAACTGGAGCCCACCTCCGCACCCCCCGTGATCGTGGAGCCCCGTCCCGCCCCTCCCCCGCCTTCGGAGGAGCCCAAGCCCGTTCCCCTCCCCGAGCGGCACGCGGAGCCCGCGGTTACCATCTCCCCGGAGGTGCTCCGGAAGGTGGCGCAGCCGAGGCCTGAGGCCAAGCGGGTGCCGCCTCCCCCTCCGCCGCCCCTGCGCCAACCCCCCCGGCCCTCCAAGCGCCCGGCTCCCCCTCCGCCACCCCCGCCCCGGCCCCATGTGGCTTCCCCTCCGGTGGCGGAGTCGGCTCCCCCGGAGGTCCCGGTCCTTGCCAAGGAGATCCGGCTGGAGGGATCCATCACGGTGGGGGAGCTGGCCCAACGGATGGGCGCCCCTCCCTCCGAGGTGGTGAAGCGACTGCTCACCATGGGGATCCTGGCGGGCATCAACCAGCAGCTGCCCCCCGCCACCGCCAGGGCGGTGGCGCAATCCTTCGGGGTGGCGGTGGTGGAGGAGAGGCGGGAGCTGAGTCCCGCGCTGCAGGCGGCCAAGAGGCTCCGGGTGGAGGCTCAGGGGGAGCCACGACCCCCGGTGGTTACGGTCATGGGACACGTGGACCACGGCAAGACCACCCTGCTCGACGCCATCCGGAAGACCAACGTGGCCGCGGGGGAGTATGGAGGGATCACGCAGCACATCGGGGCCTACCAGGTTTCCGTGGACGGCCGCAAGATCACCTTCATCGACACGCCCGGGCACGAGGCCTTCACCACCCTGCGGGCCCGGGGCGCCCAGGTCACGGACATCGCGGTCCTGGTGGTGGCCGCGGACGATGGGGTGATGCCCCAGACCATCGAGGCCATCAACCACGCCCGGGCCGCGGGGGTTCCCATCCTCGTGGCCATCAACAAGATCGACCTCCCCACCGCCAACCCGGAGCGGACGAAGCAGCAGCTGGCGGAGCTGGGGCTCGTGCCGGAAGAGTGGGGGGGAGAGACCATCATGGTCCCCGTCTCCGCGCGAACAGGCCAAGGCATCCAGGATCTCCTGGAGATGATCCTCCTCGTGGCGGAGCTCAACGAGCTGCGGGCAGATCCCCGCAAGCCCGCGCGGGGGACCATCCTGGAAGCCAAGCTGGATCGGGGCAGAGGGCCCGTGGCCACCGTGATCGTGCAGGAGGGCACCCTGCGGGTGGGGGATCCGGTGGTGGCCGGGGAAACGTACGGGAAAGTGCGGGCCATGATGGACGACCGGGGCAACCGCCTGCAGGAGGCCGGTCCCTCCACCCCCGTGGAGGTGGTCGGGTTGGAGGAGGTGCCCACGGCCGGGGACATCCTGGAGGTGGTGCCGGACGAGCGGACGGCGAAGGCCATCTCGGAGGAACGGAGGGAGCGACGTCGGGAGCAGGAACGCGCCCAGATCCGGCGGGGCCTGGAGGAGGCCACGGGGACGGTACGGGAGCTGCGGCTCGTGGTGAAGGCGGACGTGCAGGGGTCCTTGGAGGCCATCACCGCGGCCCTGGAGCGGCTCAGCACGGAGGAGGTGCGGGTCCACATCCTGCACGCGGCCGTGGGGGCCGTGACGGAGAGCGACGTGATGCTGGCGTCCGCGAGCAACGCGGTGGTCGTCGGGTTCAACGTACGGCCGGACGGGGCGGTCCGCCGTCTGGCGGAGCAGGAAGGGGTGGAGGTGCGCCTGTACCGGCTCATCTACGAGGCGGTGGACGACGTCCGTCAGCTCCTGCAGGGGTTGCGGGCTCCCGTGGTGAGCGAGGTGGTGCTGGGCCGTGCGGAGGTCCGGCAGATCTTTCCCATCTCCCGTGTGGGGACCGTGGCGGGTTGCTATGTGCGGGAGGGGAAAGTGATCCGGGGCGCCCAGGTGCGGCTTCTGCGGGACGGCGTCGTGGTCTACCAGGGACGGGTGGCCTCCCTGCGGCGGTTCAAAGAGGACGTGCGGGAGGTGGCCGCGGGGTTCGAGTGCGGGGTGCTCCTGGAGAACTTCAACGACGTCAAGGAAGGGGATGTCCTCGAGACCTTCGAGGTGCGCGAGGAGCGCCCGACGTCGTGA
- the rpsO gene encoding 30S ribosomal protein S15, which produces MALLKEEKQALIERFRRSDPDTGSPEVQVALLTERIRLLSEHLKVHRKDLHSRRGLIQMVSKRRRLLRYLQREDPERYRQLIERLGLRR; this is translated from the coding sequence ATGGCTCTTCTGAAGGAGGAGAAACAAGCCCTCATCGAGCGGTTCCGCCGTTCGGACCCGGATACGGGCTCCCCGGAGGTCCAGGTGGCGCTCCTCACGGAGCGCATCCGGCTCCTCTCGGAGCACCTGAAGGTTCACCGCAAGGACCTCCACTCCCGTCGGGGCCTCATCCAGATGGTCAGCAAGCGCAGGCGGCTGTTGCGGTACCTCCAGCGGGAGGACCCGGAAAGGTACCGGCAGCTCATCGAGCGTCTGGGTCTCCGGAGATAA
- a CDS encoding polyribonucleotide nucleotidyltransferase codes for MAIAVSYATPEVHRVTFQVGEEEWVIETGKLARQANGAVTVRYGETVVLVTATASENPREGIDFLPLTCEFEERLYAAGKIPGSFFRREGRPGERAILSARLMDRPIRPLFPKGFRNEVQVIATTLSADKIHPPDVAAVVGASAALAISDIPWEGPIGCVRVGWVDGHLVLNPTLQQIEGPSRLDLVVAATDEAVVMLEAGADQVPEEVVLEAIELAHGECRRIIAAIRELVEKSGKPKRTFPLFTVDPELERAVREAATPVMDAALRNADKLAREAAVARAAQEISARLLEQYPDRALEIKTVLEAVQKDLVRRMILEEGVRTDGRTPTEIRPLYLEVGLMPRTHGSALFQRGQTQVLTLCTLGTGEDEQILDDLGILERKRFMHHYVFPPYSTGEVRPLRGPSRREIGHGALAERALARMIPPEEEFPYTIRLVSEVLESNGSTSMASVCGSTLALMDAGVPIRAPVAGISIGLMTGEDGRAVLLTDIQGIEDAHGDMDFKVAGTREGITAIQLDIKLRGLSRDLIAEALSRAREARLAILDAMLQVLPAPRRELSKYAPRLVTLQIPPEKIREVIGPGGKVINRITAETGTRIEVEQDGRVIIASTSEEAAQRAMQMIREIVREVEVGQTYLGRVTRLTSFGAFVEVLPGKEGLVHISELSDRRVNRVEDVVKVGDQILVRVKEIDALGRVNLTRRGLTSEGEAPASAAPARGREREDRRPVRPDARPRRPEPRR; via the coding sequence ATGGCCATTGCCGTCTCGTACGCTACCCCGGAGGTTCACCGGGTTACCTTTCAGGTGGGGGAGGAGGAGTGGGTCATCGAGACCGGCAAGCTGGCCCGCCAGGCGAACGGGGCGGTGACGGTCCGGTACGGGGAGACGGTGGTCCTCGTCACGGCCACGGCCTCCGAAAATCCCCGCGAGGGCATTGACTTCCTGCCCCTCACCTGCGAATTCGAGGAGCGGCTGTACGCCGCGGGCAAGATTCCGGGAAGCTTCTTCCGCCGGGAGGGCCGGCCCGGGGAACGGGCCATCCTCAGCGCGCGGCTCATGGATCGGCCCATCCGCCCCCTCTTCCCTAAGGGGTTCCGGAACGAGGTCCAGGTGATCGCCACCACCCTCTCCGCGGACAAGATCCACCCGCCGGACGTGGCCGCGGTGGTGGGGGCAAGCGCAGCCCTCGCCATCTCCGACATCCCCTGGGAGGGACCCATCGGATGCGTGCGCGTGGGTTGGGTGGACGGGCACCTCGTGCTGAATCCCACCCTCCAGCAGATCGAGGGGCCGAGCCGGCTGGACCTGGTGGTGGCCGCCACGGACGAGGCGGTGGTTATGCTGGAAGCCGGCGCGGACCAGGTGCCGGAGGAGGTGGTCCTGGAAGCCATCGAGCTCGCCCACGGGGAGTGCCGGAGGATCATCGCCGCCATCCGGGAGCTCGTGGAGAAGTCCGGCAAACCCAAGCGGACGTTCCCGCTCTTCACCGTGGACCCGGAGCTGGAGAGGGCCGTGCGGGAAGCGGCCACCCCGGTGATGGATGCCGCCCTGCGCAACGCGGATAAGCTGGCCCGGGAGGCCGCGGTGGCCCGGGCGGCGCAGGAAATCAGCGCGCGCCTGCTGGAGCAGTACCCGGATCGGGCCCTGGAGATCAAGACCGTCCTGGAGGCGGTCCAAAAGGATCTGGTGCGCCGCATGATCCTGGAGGAGGGCGTGCGCACGGACGGCCGGACCCCCACGGAGATCCGTCCTCTTTACCTCGAGGTGGGTCTCATGCCCCGGACCCATGGCAGCGCCCTCTTCCAGCGGGGGCAAACGCAGGTGCTCACCCTCTGCACCCTCGGCACAGGGGAGGACGAGCAGATCCTGGACGACCTGGGGATTCTCGAACGCAAGCGCTTCATGCACCACTACGTCTTCCCGCCCTACAGCACGGGGGAGGTCCGGCCCCTGCGGGGCCCCAGCCGACGGGAGATCGGGCACGGAGCCCTGGCGGAACGGGCCCTGGCGCGCATGATCCCGCCGGAGGAGGAGTTCCCCTATACCATTCGGCTCGTGAGCGAGGTCCTGGAAAGCAACGGCTCCACCTCCATGGCCTCCGTGTGCGGGAGCACCCTGGCCCTCATGGATGCGGGCGTTCCTATTCGGGCGCCCGTGGCGGGGATCTCCATCGGGCTCATGACGGGTGAGGACGGCCGTGCGGTGCTTCTCACGGACATCCAGGGGATCGAGGACGCCCACGGGGACATGGACTTCAAGGTGGCGGGCACCCGGGAGGGGATCACCGCCATCCAGCTGGACATCAAGCTGCGGGGGCTTTCGCGGGACCTCATCGCCGAGGCCTTGAGCCGGGCCCGGGAGGCTCGGCTTGCCATCCTGGACGCCATGCTCCAGGTCCTCCCCGCTCCCCGTCGCGAGCTCTCGAAGTACGCCCCGCGCCTGGTGACCCTGCAGATCCCGCCCGAAAAGATCCGGGAGGTGATCGGTCCGGGCGGGAAGGTCATCAACCGGATCACGGCGGAGACGGGCACCCGGATCGAGGTGGAGCAGGACGGCCGGGTGATCATCGCCAGCACCAGCGAGGAGGCCGCTCAGAGGGCGATGCAGATGATCCGGGAGATCGTGCGGGAGGTGGAGGTGGGCCAGACCTACCTCGGCCGGGTCACCCGGCTCACCAGCTTCGGCGCCTTCGTGGAGGTCCTGCCGGGGAAGGAAGGCCTGGTGCACATCTCCGAACTCAGCGACCGGCGGGTGAACCGGGTGGAGGACGTGGTGAAGGTGGGCGACCAGATCCTCGTGCGGGTGAAGGAGATCGACGCCCTGGGCCGGGTCAACCTCACCCGTCGTGGGTTGACGTCGGAGGGGGAGGCACCCGCCTCCGCGGCACCCGCCCGGGGACGTGAGCGTGAAGACCGGCGGCCGGTCCGTCCGGATGCCCGGCCCCGCAGGCCCGAGCCCCGACGGTAG
- the rbfA gene encoding 30S ribosome-binding factor RbfA, protein MASPQRVEKLRELIREEVSEIIHRVLKDPRIGFTSVTDVELSSDLRHAKIFVSVLGSEEDRRRTMEALQNAVGFVRTELGRRIRIYRTPEIQFRLDTSIERGTRVMELLRSLSAPQEGSGRTEDDGDGAESDRAGT, encoded by the coding sequence ATGGCGTCCCCGCAGCGGGTGGAGAAGCTCCGGGAGCTGATCCGGGAGGAAGTGAGCGAGATCATCCACCGGGTCCTGAAGGACCCCCGCATCGGGTTCACCTCCGTAACGGACGTGGAGCTCAGCAGTGACCTGCGCCACGCGAAGATCTTCGTGAGCGTGCTGGGGAGCGAGGAGGACCGGCGCCGGACCATGGAGGCCCTGCAGAACGCGGTGGGATTCGTGCGCACGGAGCTGGGCCGGCGCATCCGGATCTACCGGACCCCGGAGATCCAGTTCCGGCTGGACACCTCCATCGAGCGGGGCACCCGGGTGATGGAGCTGCTCCGCTCCCTCTCCGCTCCCCAGGAGGGATCCGGGAGGACCGAGGACGATGGAGACGGTGCGGAATCGGATCGCGCGGGCACTTGA